A window of Numenius arquata unplaced genomic scaffold, bNumArq3.hap1.1 HAP1_SCAFFOLD_772, whole genome shotgun sequence genomic DNA:
ATGTTGGTTTAAGGCTGACTGTGCCCCATGGATGTGGGTCTTGGGAGTCTGTGCCCCACAGAtgttgggttgggggggggggtgtctgtgccccatagatgtgggtcctgggGGCCTCCCTgacccctctcttccccccacagGCACCATCCTCTTCGTGGGACAAGTGACGGAGCCCTGAGCGCCCCACGGCGGGGTCGGCCCCACGGCGGAGGGGGGtcatgtggggctggggagagctgtAATTTATTGGAGAGAGTAATATATttgagggggggttgggggtcaaCCCCCCCACGAGCTGGTGATGACGTCATCAATCGCATCACGGGGTTGGGGGTCAGCCTCCGTGTCCCGTTCGCCCCCAAAATCTGCCCCCACGACCCCAAATTATCCTCGTTTCACCCCAAAATCTGCCCCCACGGCCCCAAATTATCCTCGTTTCACCCCAAAATCTGCCCCCACGGACCAAAACTGCCCCATTTCACCCAAAATCTGCCCCCCCCATCATCACCATGGCaacagagccggggggggggggggggggggctcgtcTGTCTCCATGGAAACCCACCGTCTCCATGGCAACGCCCCCCTCCCCATCGGTTGTCCCGTCGCTATGGAGACGGgaggcccgcccccccccgccccctccgcgtTGCCACGGCGACAGGACCCGCCCCCTCGGTCGCCATGGAGACGAaacaccccccactccccccatgTTTCCACGGAACGCACAGCCCCCGTTGCCATggaaacacaacacacacacaaacacccccccccccgttgctAGGGAGTCTCGCCGCTCCCCCGTTGCCCGGGTAACAGCCCCGCCCCTCCCTTCTCCGGAAGCTCCTCCCACCGTTGCCCTGGCGACAAgacccctcccctccccgaaGCTCCTCCCACCGTTGCCCCGGCGACAGCTCCTCCCACCGTTACCCCGGCGaccaggccccgcccctccccgaaGCTCCTCCCACCGTCGTCCCGCTGAAAGCACCTCCCACCGTTGTCCCGGCGaccaggccccgcccctcccggaaGCACCTCCCACCGTTGCCCCGACGaccaggccccgcccctcccggaaGCACCTCCCACCGTTGTCCCGGCGaccaggccccgcccctcccggaaGCACCTCCCACCGTTGCCCCGGCGaccaggccccgcccctcccggaaGCGGCGGCGCCTGCGCGGTGAGGCCGGGCCTGGCGGGAGGCGGAGAACGGCCCAGCCCGACCCCCACCGGCCCCGGGACCGGCCCCCTCCCGgtccccccggtgtcccccccccggtgtcccccaggTCCCCGGCACCGGGACCCGGCGCTATGGTGAGCGGGGAGCGGGAAAAAGCCGGGGGGGGGAGAAccgagttggggggggggggggaagtcacgTGAGgacgggggtggggtgggggaaggaggggggggggaggggggatctATCCGGCCCCTGACCTCTGACCTTTGACCCTGGTGCTGTGTCCTCaactgtgtgtgtcccccccccagccccacggtgacccccccagtgtcccccccccagccccacagggaccccccccccccatggcctgtccgcctcctgccccccccgcccccccgccctgtcccccagccccacagggacccccccagtgtcccctccccagccccacagggacccccccagtgtccccccatggCCTGTCCCCCTCCTgcgccccccgtgcccccccccggccccccccactctgtccccctcccgcccccccgttccctctcccccagccccacagtgacccccccacagccccccattccccgtccccatcctgccccacgtccCTCCgtgctgtcccccagccccaccacgaccccccccatgtccccccatgccctgtcccccctcccgtcccccccgttccctctcccccagccccacagtgacccccccccacgccctgtgcccctcctgccccatgtcaccccctgccctctccccacaccccacgCTGACCCACCCCACATCCCTCCGTGTtgtccccaaaccccaccacgaccccccccatgtccccccatgccctgtcccccctcctgtcccccccgttccctctcccccagccccacagtgacccccccccacgccctgtgcccctcctgccccatgtcaccccctgccctctccccacaCTGACCCACCCCACATCCTTCCATGTtgtccccaaaccccaccacgaccccccccatgtccccccatgccctgtcccccccgttccctctccctcagccccacagtgacccccccacagccccccattccccatccccatcctgccccatgtcCCTCCGTGTTGTCCCCAAACGCCCCCACgacccccccccatgtccccccatgccctgtcccccccgttccctctcccccagccccacagtgaccccccccggtccctgtcccccctcctgccccatgtcaccccctgccctctccccacaCTGACCCACCCCACATCCCTCCGTGTtgtccccaaaccccaccacGACGCCTCCAcgtccgtgtcccccccgccACGCCCCGTCCCCCTCTtgccccaccccgtgtcccccccctcccccccagctgaccttctcccccccgccccctccccagatGCGGTTCATGCTGCTCTTCAGCCGCCAAGGCAAACTGCGCCTCCAGAAGTGGTACCTGGCCACCGCCGACAAGGACAAGAAGAAGATGGTGAGGGAGCTCATGCAGGTGGTCCTGGCCCGCAAACCCAAGATGTGCAGCTTCCTGGAGTGGAGGGACCTCAAGGTCGTCTACAAGAGGTGACGCTCCTGTCCCCACCCCTCCTACACCTTCCTTTCacctccccagggccaccccgcTCAGGGTGGGACGGCGGTTGTTGGGTCAACGTGGTCAAGCCAACGTTGTAGGGTCTTGGCCGACCTGAGGTTGGTCACCCCAAACCACCCTTGGGCAATTGAATGGGTTCTAGGGCCACCAAAGCCACCCAGGGCCACCAAGGCCACCCCACTTCCAACTTGAGGTCACCCCAGAGCCACCTTGGGGCAATGTTATGGGTTCTAGGGCCACCAAGGCCACCCCCACTTCCAACTTGAGGTCACCCCAAAGCCACCTTGGGGCAATGCTATGGGTTCTAGGGCCACCAAGGCCACCCCAGGCCATCCTAATGTCACCCCAGAGCCACCTTGGGGCAATGCTATGGGTTCTAGGGTCACCAAGGCCACCCTAGGCCATCCTAATGTCACCCCAAAGCCACCTTGGGGCAATGCTATGGGTTCTAGGGCCATCAAGACCACCCCACGGCCAACCTGAGGTCAACCCAAAGCCACCTTGGGGCAATGCTATGGGTTCTAGGGCCACCAAGCCACCCCAGCAGGACCTTGGGCCGTCCCAAGGTCCATACCATGGGCGTGGGGCCACCAGGGGCCACCAAGGCCACCCCAGGGCCATGCTGTGGGGGCTTGGCCAACCCGAGGTCACCAAAAGCCACCTTGAGGCAATGCTATGGGTTCTAGGGCCACCAAGGCCACCGCAGGTCCATGCTGGGGGGACTTGGCCATCTTGAGGTCCCCCCAAAGCCACCTTGGGGCAGTTGCTATGGCCACACCACATCACGATTGGGAGCTTCTTGACATGTCCTCAGACCACGCCACTTCTGGGGGCTTTTCGATGTCCCCcgatgggttttggggtgcgtgtcctcctcctgcccccctgtTTCGTCattgtcccctccctcccccaggtaCGCCAGCCTCTACTTCTGCTGCGCCATCGAAGGGGCAGGACAACGAGCTCATCACGTTGGAGCTGATCCATCGCTACGTCGAGCTCCTCGACAAGTATTTTGGGCAGCGTGAGTAGTCACCAAAGGTCTTGGGGACAACTTGGGGCCACCCCAAGGCCACCAGGGCCACCCCATGGCCACAAAGACCACCCCAGGGCCATGCTGTGGGGGCTTGACCATCTGAAGGTCACCCCAAAGCCACCTTGGGGCAATGTTGTAGGGTCTTGGCCAACCAGAGGTCAACCCAAAGCCACCTTGGGACAAAGCTAGGGGCGCTTGGGCCACCCCAGGGCCACCAAGGCCACCCCAGCAGGACCTTGGGCCACCCTAAGGTCCACACCGTGGCCATGGGACCACCAGGGACCACCAAGACCACCCCATGGCCATGCTGTGGGGGCTTGGCCAACCTGAGGTCACTCCAAAGCCACCTTGGGGCAATGCTATGAGTTCTAGGGCCACCAAGGCCACCCCAGCATGACCTTGGGCCACGCCAAAGTCCGTACCATGGCCATGGGGCCGCCCCAAAGTCCCTACCAGGTCCCTAACAGGGTCACAagccgcccccagccccatacCATGGTTATGggtcctccccccagccccacaccacgtTTATGCCCCCCCCCAACTCCGCGCCGTGGGCACGGGGCCACCAAAAGCCACCTCTTAATCCACCTTCATCCTATTAACTCCATCCCCttaatccccccccccaggaggatTAAACGCTAACGAGGATAATCGAGCTTAGCCGCTAacgaggcggggggagggggtaGTCGAGGGGCATCCCAtggattttcttccccttccccgccCCACACTTGTAGGTCTGCGAGCTGGACATCATCTTCAACTTCGAGAAGGCCTATTTCATCCTGGATGAGTTCGTGATGGGGGGGGGAGATCCAGGACACCTCCAAGAAGAGCGTCCTGAAGGCCATCGAGCAGGCggacctgctgcaggaggtgagggaccccccctccccacccccagagacccctatggacccctatagACCTATCGACCCCCCCCATAGGGTCTTGgtaccccctcccccccaaaatctcctATGGACCCGTGACACCCCCAATGCGAGGTCTTCAACTGGGCCAAACAGCCCCAAAAGTCCCCTAGAGACCCCCCCCATAGGGTCGTGATGCCCCCCTATAGACCCTTATGGGCCCCTATAGACCTgtagaacccccccccccccatagggtCTTGgtaccccccaaaatcccctatgGACCCCCTGGTACCCGCAATGGGGTCAAAGACCTCCCGAGGTCCCCTGTGGACCCCTAATAGCCCCCCCCATAGGGTCATGGTGCCCTCCAAATCACGTATGGACCCCTATAGCCCTATAGACCACCCCCCCATAGGGTCCCGGTACCCCCCAAAGTCCTCTATGGAGCCCTATAGACCCCCCCCATAGGGTCTTGGTACCCCCCAAAGTCCTCTATGGAGCCCTATAGACCCCCCCATAGGGTCTTGGTACCCCCCAAAGTCCTCTATGGAGCCCTATAGACCCCCCCCCATAGGGTCTTGGTACCACCCCAAAGTCCCCTATGGACCCCCTGATACCCCCAATGGGGTCAAAGACCTCCCAAGGtcccctatggacccctatagACACAACCGCCCCCCCATAGGGGTCATGGTGCCCCCCCAAAGTCCCCTATGGACCCCCTGATACCCCCAAGGGGGTCAAAGACCTCCCAGGGTCCCCTGTGGACCCCCCCGTAGGATCATGGTACCCCCCTAAAGTCCCTTATGGACCCCTatagacacccccccctccccataggGTCATGGTGCCCCCCCCAAGTCACCTACAGACCCCCGATACCCCTATAgagtccccccgtccccccccccgccaagctcccccccttccccccaactCCCCTaaacctcccaccccccccaatgtcacacaccccccccttcaccccccaaaaaagaccctcctgcccccccatcAACTTTCAGCCCCCCCCAAATTATGACTCAGCCCCCCGCAAAAAGTgtcacacagccccccccaaatTGATGCACCCCCCTCCTCCCAATTTAGACAGAGCCCCCCCAAATTgtcacacagccccccccaaattgtgatgcagccccccccccccaaagtgtcACACAGTCCCCCCAAATGACACAGCCCCCCCCCGAATTTGGACAGAGCCCCCCCAAAGTGACTCAGCCCCCCCCAAATTGTGACTCAGCCCCCGCAAAGTGAAGCAGCCCCCCCCCAAATTgtcacacagcccccccccaaatttggacagagccccccccaaagTGACACAGCCCCCCCAAATTGTGACGCAGTCCCCGCAAAGTGACTCAGCCCCCCCAAAGTgaagcacccccccccccagattatCACACAGGCCCCCCCAAAGTGAAGCAGCCCCCCCCAAATTTGGACAGAGCCCCCCCCAAGTGACTCAGCCCCCCCAAATTGTGACTCAGCCCCCCCAAAGTGAAGCAGCCCCTCCCCCAAATTATCACACAGCCCCCCCAAATGACACAGCCCCCCCGCAAATTtggacagacacccccccccccccaaattgtcacacaaacccccccaaagccccctccccccccctcccccccccccccccaatttgttctgcagcagctctggagggtgaggtggggggggtgggggcggggggggccacgggggggggggcgaggtgggggggCCACTGCGGGCGGCTGGTGGCTGGTGCAGGGAAATGAGTCACCGGCTCCGCAgtggcgtgtgtgtgtgtgtcccccccccgcgggTGGCACGTGGGGCACCAGTGtcgccccccccccactcccccccccctgcGGCACCGATgtcacactccccccccccactttctgtcccccccacccctatGGGGGGCTCTCTCCTttgtaacccccccccccccccaggaaactCCCCCCTtatatttttgggggggtctctccTCTGTGCCACCCCCAGGAGTCCCCCCCacctatatttttttttgggggggaggtgttcccctctgtgccccccccccccaggagaccccatgtgtgtttttgggggggggggtgtcccctctgtgcccccccccaggagacccccatgtgtgtttttgggggtgtgtgtgtgtgtgtctctcttttGTGCCCCCCCCGAGGAGACCCTCCtgtgtgtttttttggggggggggaagtctcTGCTCTGTGGCCCCCCACCCAGGAGATCTCCCTctatattttgggggggggggtctcccctttgtgccccccccccccaaagacacCCCTGtattttttgggagggggggggtgtctcccttCTGTGCCTCCCCCCAACCCCTGACCCCtctttgtcccccccccccaggaggacGAGTCCCCCCGCAGTGTCCTGGAGGAGATGGGGCTGGCatagcacaccccccccccaaaaaaaatatggggggggggggcaccccaaattaagggccccccctccccccacgcagccacacGGGACCAATCGCACCCTGGAGACGACGACGGGGAGGGGGGGCCCTCCGTGGCCCCCCCaaactgtaaatatatatatatacatataaaggggggggggggctctggaaAGGGTTGGGGGGGGCCTattttttggaggtggggggcAACCTGGGCCCCCTCCTGGGGTGCTGgacgaggggggggggaggggggcacagggtTTGTGTGTCCTGCCTTTTTTctggcccccccctccccccccaaaatcaagggaccagccccccccccccccccccccactttggaATAAAGCCTGCGGAGACTGAGCCTGTGCTTgatgctttggggggggggggggcaatttaaactgggggtgtgtgtgggtatTTACCCCTGGGGGGGGCATTTTACCCCTTGGGGGGGTCATTTTACAACtcgggagtgggggggggggataattTACCCTTTAGGGGGATATTTTACCCCCGGGGGGGCGTAATTTACCCCTTGGGGGTGATTTACACCTTGGAGGGGGGCACTgtaacccggggggggggggggcattttgctgcttggggggggggaatttacCCCCTGGAGGGGGAAATTTACACCCGGGGGGGGGCGCATTTCACCACTTCAGGGGGGTGTATTCACCCCTTGGGGGGGGAATTTAGAGCCGGGGGGGCATTTTACCCCTTCATGGGGGCATTTTACCCCGAGGGGGGAGCATTTTACCCCCTTAGGGGGTACATTTAGCCTCGGGACGGGCAGTTTAAtcctgaagggggggggggggggggatttaccccccggggggggggcagtttaCCCCTGGGGGGGTTGtaattggaggggggggggtccaggggggccCCCCCAATAATGAGAGTAACTCGTACTAAAATAGTCGCTTTTATTCGTTAGCAAAATTAGTGATTGGGGGGTTATttacacccaccccccccccgagagggggggggacacggcagcGGAggatgggggggcgggggcggaaaggaggactgggagggactgggagggactgggaggtggggggggggggttggtggggagggactggggggggggaagatgggactgggggaactgggggggctTAGGCTGgaatggggggaactgggggggaactggagtgggaactgggggaactgggagggaactggggggactgggagaactgggggggaactgggtgggctctggggctgggactggaagaactggaggaactgggagggaactgggggactGGAGCTGGGACTGGGAAGGAAccggggaactgggagggacctGGGTGGGCTCTGGGGTTGGGACTGGAAgaactggaggaactgggagggaactgggggaccGGAGGGGACTCTGCAAtaggaactgggagaactgggaggacCAAACTGGTGGCCCCAGGACGGGGAGGGGAACATCCGAGCAggcgggatggggtggggggagggtggggggacacactgcaggggagggggggggtgccccccccccat
This region includes:
- the LOC141478570 gene encoding LOW QUALITY PROTEIN: AP-1 complex subunit sigma-1A-like (The sequence of the model RefSeq protein was modified relative to this genomic sequence to represent the inferred CDS: deleted 2 bases in 2 codons; substituted 1 base at 1 genomic stop codon), with the protein product MRFMLLFSRQGKLRLQKWYLATADKDKKKMVRELMQVVLARKPKMCSFLEWRDLKVVYKRYASLYFCCAIEGQDNELITLELIHRYVELLDKYFGQREXSPKVCELDIIFNFEKAYFILDEFVMGGEIQDTSKKSVLKAIEQADLLQEEDESPRSVLEEMGLA